TCGCGGAGTTCATGACGCCGGGACCCGAAACGCTGCAGCTCGACGACCCGATCGTCTGGGCGCTCAACCGCATGAGCGTCGGCGGCTACCGGCACGTGCCGCTCGTCGATCGCGACGGGAAGCCGGTCGGGATCGTGTCGGTGAAGGACATCGTCCACTACATCGTCGCGTTCTTCCCGAACGAGGTGCTGACGCTGCCGCCCGATCCCGAGCGCGCGGACGTGTGGTCCGAGCGCGACGGCGCCTGACTCGGTCGGCCGGCGCGGCCGCGACAGCCCGGCGACGGGAAGGTACAGGAAGGGCCATGAGGAAGAAGGCTATCGTCGTCGTCGCCTTCGCTGCGCTGGCGCTCGTGCGGTGGGCGACGCCCGCGGGCGCACAGATGATGGCCTGTGCGGCGGATCGGGAGAAGTTCTGCAGCGGCGTTCCGATGGGTGGCGGACGCATCGCGGCGTGTCTGCAGGAGCACGCCGCGCAGCTCTCCGACGCCTGCAAGACCGCGATGATCGCGCACGCGAAGTAGACCCGACCCGAACTCGCCGACCGCTCGGTGAGCGGGGAGGCGCCGCAGGCGCCGACGCCCGTCGGAGCACCGCGCCTGCGGCGCGGAGCGCACGGGGGCAAAGTGCGGGTACCGCAGGCACCCGCTGTTGGTAGTGTGGCAGAATCCGTTGGGAGATTGTCATTGCAGACATCCGCCGGCCGGGCGATGTTCGCGGACATGAAGCGTACCACCGAGGCTCAGGTCCGCACCGTGGCGATGCTCGCGTACCCCGGAGCCGTCATGCTCGACGTCATCGGTCCGCTCGAGGTCTTCGCGCGCGCCGGGGAAGCCGCGGTCGAGAAGGGACGCGCGCCGCTCTGCCCGTATCGCATCGAGGTCCTCGCGCCGAAGCCAGGTCCCCTGACGACGCAATCGGGCGTCGGGCTCGTCGCCGATCGCGGCATCCGGTCGGTCACGGGCGGCATCGACACGCTCCTCGTCGCGGGCGGCCGCGGCACGAGCGACATGATCGGCAACGCGACCGTGCTTGAGTGGATCCGCCGCATCGCGCCGCGCGTCCGGCGGCTGGGGTCGGTGTGCTCGGGGACGTTCATCCTGGCCGCGGCGGGCCTGCTCGACGGGCGGCGCGCCACCACGCATTGGGCCTGGTGCGACGCCCTGGCGAAGATGTTCCCCAAGGTCGAGGTCGACCGCGACCCGATCTTCGTCCGCGACGGCAACATCTACTCGTCGGCGGGCGTCACGGCGGGCATGGACCTCGCGCTGGCGCTCGTCGAGGAGGACCTCGGGCGGGACGTCGCGCTCGAAACGGCACGCCACCTCGTGCTCTTCCTGCGCCGCCCCGGCGGACAGTCGCAGTTCAGCGCGCAGCTCTCCGTGCAGGCGGCCGATCGCCAACCCATCCGCGAGCTCCTGTCGTGGATCGTGGACCACCCGGACGCCGACCTCGCGGTGGAGACGCTCGCGCGCCGCGTCGCCATGAGCCCGCGCCACTTCGCGCGCGTCTTCACGCGCGAGGTCGGCATGACGCCGGCGCGCTACGTCGAGAAGGTCCGCGTCGAAGCGGCTCGGCGCCGGCTCGAGGAATCGCCCCACGGCGTCGACGCGATCGCCGACGCGTGCGGCTTCGGAACCGCCGAGACGATGCGACGCGCCTTCCTGCGCACGCTGCACGTCCCACCCACCGCCTACCGCGGCCGCTTCCGCTCCGCGCTCGTGCACTGAGGAGATGCCATGACCACCGGAATCGTACTGTTCGACAACGCCGAGGAGCTCGACTTCGCCGGGCCGTGGGAGGTCTTCACCATGGCGGCGATGCTGAAGGGCGAGGGCCGGGTCGTCATGATCGCCGAGCACGATCGGCCCGTGCGCTGCAACAAGGGCATGCGTGTCGTCCCCGACCACACCTTCGCCGACGCACCGGCGCTCGACGTCGTGCTCGTGCCCGGCGGCCAGGGCACGGTCGTCGAGATGGAGAACCCGGTGCTGCTCGAGTGGCTGCGCCGGGTCGGCGGCCGCGCGAAGTGGGTGACGAGCGTCTGCACCGGCGCCGCCGTCCTGCACGCGGCCGGTTTCGCACGCGGAAAACGCGTCACGACCCACTGGATGTACGCCGACGTGCTCGAGCAGCGCGGCGAGGTGACCGTCATGCGCGGCTGCCGCTACGTCCGCGACGGCAACGTCGTCACGGCGGCCGGGGTGTCGGCGGGCATCGACATGGCACTCTGGCTCGTCGGGCAGCTCTACGACGCGGAGTTCGCGCGCCAGGTGCAGCGCGCCATCGAGTACGATCCCGCGCCGCCCTACACCGCCCACGTCTGATCGGGTCGTGACACGACCGCGCGACCGGGGTACGACGACCGCATGGACCTCGGACGCGTCGGCATCTGGCACTTCCTCGACATCTTCCCCACGCCGGTGGCGCAGGAGGCCGCGCGCGAGATCGAAGAGCTCGGCTTCAAGACGCTGTGGATTCCGGAAGCGCTCGGGCGCGAGGCCTTCACGCATTCGGCCCTGCTGCTCGCCGGAACCCGGAGTCTCGTCGTCGCGACCGGCATCGCGAACGTGTGGGGCCGCGATGCCATGGCGATGTCGGCCGCGCAGAAGACGCTCGCGGAGGCATTCCCCGACCGCTTCCTGCTCGGCATGGGCGTCTCGCACGCGCCGCTCGTCGCCGGCATGCGCGGTCACAACTACGACAAGCCGCTCTCGTACCTGCGGGCGTACCTCGACGCGATGGACTCGGCCCTCTTCATGGCCGCGTCACCGACCTCGCCGCCGCCCCGTGTGATCGCCGCGCTCCACCCGAAGAGCCTCGAACTCGCCCGCGAGCGCGCGTGGGGATCGCATCCGTACTTCGTGCCACCCGAGCACACGGCGCGGGCGCGCAAGATCCTCGGGCCCGGCAAGCTGCTCGCGCCCGAGCAGGCCGTCGTCTTCGAGAAGGATCCGGGCCGCGCGCGCGCGATCGCGCGCACCCACATGGCCACCTACCTCGGGCTCCCGAACTACGTCCGCAACCTCCTTGCCCTCGGCTTCACGCAGGACGACGTCGGCAGCGGCGGCAGCGACAAGCTGGTCGACGCGATCGTCGCGTGGGGCGGCATCGACGCCGTCGCGGCGCGCGTGAAGGCGCATCATGCGGCCGGCGCCGATCACGTCTGCGTGCAGGTCCTGCGCGAGAACCCCGCCGAGCTGCCGCGAGAGGAGTGGCGCGAGATCGCGGCGCTACTGCGCTAGCGGTGCGCCTCGGAGTCGCCCTTCTCGTGTGCGTCGTCATCGGCAGCGCCGGCGCGAGCCCCCCGCATCACACCGCAGGCGGGTTCCAGAACCTCGCCCCCACCGACCACGGCGGCCTCGACGTCACGCTCCCGTTCTTCGCGCGGCGCGTGTGGACCACCATCACGGGCCGCTCCGGCAGGCCACCCGTCGTTTCCAACGACGGCGTGTTCCTGCGCGACAACGCCCGGCACAGCATCCCGACGGTCACGTGGATCGGGCACTCGACCGTGCTCGTGCAGATGGACGGCGTCACGTTCCTCACCGACCCCATCTGGTCCGAGCGCGCGAGCCCCTTCTCGTTCGCGGGCCCGAAGCGGCTCGTCGAACCGGGCCTCCCGCTCGAAGCCCTACCCCCGATCGACTTCGTCGTCGTGTCGCACTCGCACTACGACCACACCGACGTGCCGACGCTGGTCGCGCTCGCCCGCCTCGGACCGACGCGCTTCTTCGTTCCGCTCGGCCTCGGCGCCCTCTTGCGCGAGGCCGGCGTCGAGAACGTCGAGGAGCTCGACTGGTGGGACGCGCGCCCCGTCGGGCGCGTCGTCGTGCATTGCGTGCCGGCGCAGCACTGGAGCGCGCGCAGCCCCTTCGATCGGAACGAGACGCTGTGGGGTGGCTGGGTCGTGAGCGGCCCCACGCGCCGCTTCTACTACGCAGGGGACACGGGATACTTCACCGGCTTCGGCGAGATCGGAGAGCGGCTCGGCCCCTTCGACCTTGCCGCCGTTCCGATCGGTGCCTACGAGCCCGCCGCAATGATGCACTGGATGCACATGAACCCCGAAGAGGCCGTGCGCGCCGCCGCCGATCTGCGCGCGAGCCGTGTGATCGGCGTCCACTACGGGACGTTCGACCTCACCGACGAGCCCCCGGACGAACCGCCGGGCCGCTTCCACACCGCGGCCGCAGCGCTGGGTCGCCCCGCCGACGACACCTGGACGCCGCCCGTCGGCGAAACGCGTCCCTGGTGAGGGAGGCCGACTCAGGACGACGTCTTGGGTCGGTCCACTAGAAGATCGCGATCGGGTTCACCGGCGAGGCCGTCCCGCGGCGCAACACGAGCGGCGCGATCGAGAGCAGAAACGCCCAGCGGCGCTCCGCGCCACAGACCTCTCCCAGACGGCGGAGGTCGAGATTGTCGAGCAGGTGGAGCCCCATCGCGACGATCGCGACCGTGTGGATCGGGAGCACGACGCCGTCGACGCGCGACGGCAGGACGTCGGAGACGCCGTCGCAGCCGAGGGCCGCGACCCCGCGCTCGCGCAGCCACGGCAGACACGATGCATCGAGCCCGGCCAGGCGCTCTCGTGAATCCCACGGTCCGCGCTCGTCGCGGCACGTCCAGCGACCGGTGGCGACGAGCAGGATGTCGCCTTCCTCGACGCCCACGCCGCGCTGACGCTCCGTGCGCTCGAGGTCGTCCGGGAAGATCGGCTGCCCCGGCTCGAGGTAGGCGACGCCGAGGGCGCGCGGCACGTCGAGCAGCACGCCGCGGGAGACGACGCCGTCGCGCAGCTCGTGGATGCCGAGCTCGAGCGCACCGTGCGCCGTCACGCGCTCGATCGGGTAGCCGTTGTAGAGCATCCCGTCGTGGAAGATGTGGCACAGGGCGTCGATGTGCGTGGTGGCGAAGCCGTGCGGCGCGAGCGCGAAGTAGTCGCCGCCGTAGTGCTCGGTCGCCGTTCCCGTCATGAGGTGCACGACCGGGCTCGGATTGTCCGCGCTGGGCTCGGTCGGAAGCGCCCGCGCGCACGACACCGTCCGTCCCGTCCGGACGAGTGCTGCCGCCGCGACGCGCTTCTCCGGCGTGATGAGGTTCAGAGCCCCCAACTGATCGCGCTCTCCCCAGCGTCCCCAATTGGAAAGAGTCCGGTGGAACGCCCTCACCTCTGCAGTCGACGGCGCAGCGCGATTCTCCGGCATGCGCTCCCCATAGCTCGATCCTCGACGCTCGCGCGACCCGTCGGGCCGTTACCTTCGCGCCGAATCGAAGCGGCGCCAGCACCCCCCACTCCCGCGTCCCACGCCGCGACTACAGACGGATGAGCAGCACCTGGCCCGGACGGATCATCGCCGACCGGATTCCGTTCGTGACGCGCAGCGAGGGAATCGAGACGCCATGGCGCTTGGCGACGCGCTCGAGCGTGTCGCCCCGCTTCACGCGATAGCTGACCATGCGGGCCCGCGTCAGCTCGGGGAAGTACGCCGGCACGTGCCCCAGGACCTGCCGGGCGGCGAGGAACTCGGCGTAGTAGCTCCTCGACGCGAAGCCGAAGCCCGGGCCGTCGTACCGACGGACGATCTCGCCGAGGTCGTCGGTGCCGGCCGTCTGACGCGCGCGCTCGATGCCCGTCGGGCCGTGGTTGTAGGCCGTGATGGCGAGGGGCCAGCTCTCGAACTGGTCGTAGAGATCCCGCAGGTAGCGGGCGGCGGCGAGGCTCGCGCGAAACGGGTCCCGCCGTTGGTCGGACTTGCCCCCGACGTCGAGGTACTTCTCGGCCACCTCCGGCGTGAGCTGCCAGAGCCCGCTCGCGCCGGCCTCGGACGTCCGGCCCGGATGATATGCCGACTCGACGAGCGGGAGCGCCGCGAGATCGAGGGGGAGGCCCGCGTCGGCGAGCGCCCGGTGGACGGCAGGGCGGAAGAGCCGCTCGGCCGCCACACCCTGGGCGAACGTCTCGCGCAGGCCCCGCTGGATGCGAAGGCGCCCCAACGCCTCGACGTTCGCGGGTTGCACCCCGAAGAGCAGGTGGGCGTCCGGTCTCCGGACCGCGGCCGCCGTCAGGAGATCGGCGACGGCCGCGAGGCGCTCGCGGACGAGGCGAGCGTCCCCCGGAGCGACGTCGCGGACGACTTCGTACACGACGCCGGGCTCGACCCGGTCGACGATCGCGACGTCGTTCCGGCCGTAACGGGTGAAGGCGTCGACCCAGAATCGCACCGCCGGCGCCATGCCGGGAGGCGTCGTGAAGACTGTGCTCTCGTTCGCGACGCCGACGCGCGGCGTCAGGATCACTACGAGCGATGCGACCGCGGCCGCCCCTCCACCCCACCAGCAACCCCCCAGACCGCGGCGTGTGAACC
This window of the Candidatus Eisenbacteria bacterium genome carries:
- a CDS encoding cysteine rich repeat-containing protein, whose translation is MRKKAIVVVAFAALALVRWATPAGAQMMACAADREKFCSGVPMGGGRIAACLQEHAAQLSDACKTAMIAHAK
- a CDS encoding GlxA family transcriptional regulator, giving the protein MKRTTEAQVRTVAMLAYPGAVMLDVIGPLEVFARAGEAAVEKGRAPLCPYRIEVLAPKPGPLTTQSGVGLVADRGIRSVTGGIDTLLVAGGRGTSDMIGNATVLEWIRRIAPRVRRLGSVCSGTFILAAAGLLDGRRATTHWAWCDALAKMFPKVEVDRDPIFVRDGNIYSSAGVTAGMDLALALVEEDLGRDVALETARHLVLFLRRPGGQSQFSAQLSVQAADRQPIRELLSWIVDHPDADLAVETLARRVAMSPRHFARVFTREVGMTPARYVEKVRVEAARRRLEESPHGVDAIADACGFGTAETMRRAFLRTLHVPPTAYRGRFRSALVH
- a CDS encoding DJ-1/PfpI family protein gives rise to the protein MTTGIVLFDNAEELDFAGPWEVFTMAAMLKGEGRVVMIAEHDRPVRCNKGMRVVPDHTFADAPALDVVLVPGGQGTVVEMENPVLLEWLRRVGGRAKWVTSVCTGAAVLHAAGFARGKRVTTHWMYADVLEQRGEVTVMRGCRYVRDGNVVTAAGVSAGIDMALWLVGQLYDAEFARQVQRAIEYDPAPPYTAHV
- a CDS encoding LLM class F420-dependent oxidoreductase — protein: MDLGRVGIWHFLDIFPTPVAQEAAREIEELGFKTLWIPEALGREAFTHSALLLAGTRSLVVATGIANVWGRDAMAMSAAQKTLAEAFPDRFLLGMGVSHAPLVAGMRGHNYDKPLSYLRAYLDAMDSALFMAASPTSPPPRVIAALHPKSLELARERAWGSHPYFVPPEHTARARKILGPGKLLAPEQAVVFEKDPGRARAIARTHMATYLGLPNYVRNLLALGFTQDDVGSGGSDKLVDAIVAWGGIDAVAARVKAHHAAGADHVCVQVLRENPAELPREEWREIAALLR
- a CDS encoding MBL fold metallo-hydrolase; its protein translation is MRLGVALLVCVVIGSAGASPPHHTAGGFQNLAPTDHGGLDVTLPFFARRVWTTITGRSGRPPVVSNDGVFLRDNARHSIPTVTWIGHSTVLVQMDGVTFLTDPIWSERASPFSFAGPKRLVEPGLPLEALPPIDFVVVSHSHYDHTDVPTLVALARLGPTRFFVPLGLGALLREAGVENVEELDWWDARPVGRVVVHCVPAQHWSARSPFDRNETLWGGWVVSGPTRRFYYAGDTGYFTGFGEIGERLGPFDLAAVPIGAYEPAAMMHWMHMNPEEAVRAAADLRASRVIGVHYGTFDLTDEPPDEPPGRFHTAAAALGRPADDTWTPPVGETRPW
- a CDS encoding cyclase family protein, which encodes MPENRAAPSTAEVRAFHRTLSNWGRWGERDQLGALNLITPEKRVAAAALVRTGRTVSCARALPTEPSADNPSPVVHLMTGTATEHYGGDYFALAPHGFATTHIDALCHIFHDGMLYNGYPIERVTAHGALELGIHELRDGVVSRGVLLDVPRALGVAYLEPGQPIFPDDLERTERQRGVGVEEGDILLVATGRWTCRDERGPWDSRERLAGLDASCLPWLRERGVAALGCDGVSDVLPSRVDGVVLPIHTVAIVAMGLHLLDNLDLRRLGEVCGAERRWAFLLSIAPLVLRRGTASPVNPIAIF
- a CDS encoding transglycosylase SLT domain-containing protein; amino-acid sequence: MAWFTRRGLGGCWWGGGAAAVASLVVILTPRVGVANESTVFTTPPGMAPAVRFWVDAFTRYGRNDVAIVDRVEPGVVYEVVRDVAPGDARLVRERLAAVADLLTAAAVRRPDAHLLFGVQPANVEALGRLRIQRGLRETFAQGVAAERLFRPAVHRALADAGLPLDLAALPLVESAYHPGRTSEAGASGLWQLTPEVAEKYLDVGGKSDQRRDPFRASLAAARYLRDLYDQFESWPLAITAYNHGPTGIERARQTAGTDDLGEIVRRYDGPGFGFASRSYYAEFLAARQVLGHVPAYFPELTRARMVSYRVKRGDTLERVAKRHGVSIPSLRVTNGIRSAMIRPGQVLLIRL